A genomic segment from Paralichthys olivaceus isolate ysfri-2021 chromosome 22, ASM2471397v2, whole genome shotgun sequence encodes:
- the b3gat3 gene encoding galactosylgalactosylxylosylprotein 3-beta-glucuronosyltransferase 3 isoform X1, with protein sequence MATRMKLKLKTVFVLYFMVSLLGLVYALMQLGQRCDCTEHDLPKDRTISRLRGELHRLQEQMRKSEATKQPQKQAVKPSLPTIFVITPTYARLVQKAELTRLSQTFLHVPQLHWIVVEDSPHKTPLVTDLLVKSGLTFTHLHMPTAKDRKLQEGDPSWLKPRGVEQRNEGLRWLREDRRAQPGGDNQQGVVYFADDDNTYSLPIFEEMRSTQRVSVWPVGLVGGMKYERPVVEGGKVVRFHTGWRPSRPFPMDMAGFAVSLKLVLANPEACFDGEAPMGFLESSFLQGLVTMDELEPKADNCSKVLVWHTRTEKPKMKREEALQAQGLGSDPAVEV encoded by the exons atggcaacaaggatgaagctgaagctgaagacGGTGTTCGTGCTCTACTTCATGGTCTCCCTCCTGGGCCTCGTCTATGCACTGATGCAGCTGG GTCAACGCTGCGACTGCACGGAGCATGACCTGCCCAAAGACCGTACCATATCTCGGCTGCGGGGGGAGCTGCACCGTCTTCAGGAGCAGATGAGGAAGTCGGAGGCGACCAAACAGCCCCAGAAACAGGCAGTCAAGCCCTCTCTGCCCACCATCTTTGTAATCACCCCAACATACGCAAG GCTGGTACAGAAAGCTGAGCTTACTCGTTTGTCCCAGACGTTCCTCCACGTTCCTCAGCTCCACTGGATTGTGGTGGAAGACTCGCCTCATAAGACGCCGCTGGTGACAGACCTCCTGGTGAAGAGCGGCCTGACcttcacacacttacacatgcCCACTGCCAAGGACCGCAAACTCCAGGAG GGCGACCCCAGCTGGCTGAAGCCCCGTGGAGTCGAGCAGAGGAATGAGGGTCTACGGTGGCTCAGAGAGGACAGAAGGGCTCAGCCAGGCGGAGATAACCAGCAGGGAGTGGTTTACTTCGCTGATGACGATAACACGTACAGCCTACCGATATTTGAAGAG ATGAGGAGTACCCAGCGAGTGTCTGTGTGGCCTGTGGGGCTGGTCGGAGGGATGAAATATGAGAGGCCAGTGGTTGAAGGAGGAAAA GTGGTTCGCTTCCACACCGGCTGGCGTCCCAGTCGCCCCTTCCCCATGGACATGGCTGGATTTGCTGTGTCCCTCAAACTGGTCCTGGCCAATCCAGAGGCTTGTTTCGATGGAGAGGCACCAATGGGTTTCCTCGAAAGCAGCTTTCTTCAGGGATTGGTTACCATGGATGAGCTGGAGCCCAAAGCGGACAACTGCTCGAAG GTGCTGGTGTGGCACACGCGGACGGAGAAACcgaagatgaagagagaggaggctCTGCAGGCTCAGGGATTGGGTTCAGACCCTGCTGTGGAGGtctga
- the naa40 gene encoding N-alpha-acetyltransferase 40 encodes MGRKSNRAKEKKARRLEERAAMDAVCAKVETANKLDDPLAAFPAFKKYDRNGLNLQIECKRVTTLNPLSVEWAFELTRANMQTLYEQSEWGWKEREKREEMNDERAWYLLARDGDSAPVAFSHFRFDVECGEEVLYCYEVQLESRVRRKGLGKFLIQILQLIANSTQMKKVMLTVFKHNHGAYQFFRDALQFEIDETSPSMSGCCGDDCSYEILSRRTKHGEASAGHTHGGGHCGGCCH; translated from the exons ATGGGG AGGAAGTCCAACAGAGCAAAGGAGAAGAAGGCCCGGCGTCTGGAGGAGAGGGCGGCTATGGACGCTGTCTGTGCAAAGGTGGAGACTGCCAATAAG CTGGATGATCCACTGGCTGCCTTCCCAGCTTTCAAAAAATACGACAGAAACGG GCTGAACCTGCAGATAGAGTGTAAGCGAGTGACCACCCTCAACCCACTGTCTGTGGAGTGGGCCTTCGAACTCACCAGAGCCAACATGCAGACACT GTACGAGCAGAGCGAGTGGGGGTGGAAGGAgagggaaaagagggaggagatgaaCGACGAGAGGGCGTGGTACCTGCTGGCCCGTGACGGCGACTCCGCCCCTGTGGCCTTCTCTCACTTCCGATTCGATGTGGAGTGCGGGGAGGAGGTTTTATATTG CTATGAGGTGCAGTTAGAGAGCAGAGTGCGGAGGAAAGGACTCGGCAAGTTCCTAATCCAGATACTACAGCTCATTGCTAACAG TACACAGATGAAGAAAGTGATGTTGACAGTTTTCAAACACAACCATGGGGCTTACCAGTTCTTCAGAGATGCTTTACA GTTTGAGATCGACGAAACTTCGCCGAGCATGTCCGGTTGCTGTGGTGACGACTGCTCTTATGAGATCCTGAGCCGGCGGACCAAACACGGCGAGGCATCGGCGGGACACACCCACGGGGGGGGGCACTGCGGTGGCTGCTGCCACTGA
- the b3gat3 gene encoding galactosylgalactosylxylosylprotein 3-beta-glucuronosyltransferase 3 isoform X2, with translation MATRMKLKLKTVFVLYFMVSLLGLVYALMQLGQRCDCTEHDLPKDRTISRLRGELHRLQEQMRKSEATKQPQKQAVKPSLPTIFVITPTYARLVQKAELTRLSQTFLHVPQLHWIVVEDSPHKTPLVTDLLVKSGLTFTHLHMPTAKDRKLQEGDPSWLKPRGVEQRNEGLRWLREDRRAQPGGDNQQGVVYFADDDNTYSLPIFEEMRSTQRVSVWPVGLVGGMKYERPVVEGGKVVRFHTGWRPSRPFPMDMAGFAVSLKLVLANPEACFDGEAPMGFLESSFLQGLVTMDELEPKADNCSKVLVWHTRTEKPKMKREEALQAQGLGSDPAVEF, from the exons atggcaacaaggatgaagctgaagctgaagacGGTGTTCGTGCTCTACTTCATGGTCTCCCTCCTGGGCCTCGTCTATGCACTGATGCAGCTGG GTCAACGCTGCGACTGCACGGAGCATGACCTGCCCAAAGACCGTACCATATCTCGGCTGCGGGGGGAGCTGCACCGTCTTCAGGAGCAGATGAGGAAGTCGGAGGCGACCAAACAGCCCCAGAAACAGGCAGTCAAGCCCTCTCTGCCCACCATCTTTGTAATCACCCCAACATACGCAAG GCTGGTACAGAAAGCTGAGCTTACTCGTTTGTCCCAGACGTTCCTCCACGTTCCTCAGCTCCACTGGATTGTGGTGGAAGACTCGCCTCATAAGACGCCGCTGGTGACAGACCTCCTGGTGAAGAGCGGCCTGACcttcacacacttacacatgcCCACTGCCAAGGACCGCAAACTCCAGGAG GGCGACCCCAGCTGGCTGAAGCCCCGTGGAGTCGAGCAGAGGAATGAGGGTCTACGGTGGCTCAGAGAGGACAGAAGGGCTCAGCCAGGCGGAGATAACCAGCAGGGAGTGGTTTACTTCGCTGATGACGATAACACGTACAGCCTACCGATATTTGAAGAG ATGAGGAGTACCCAGCGAGTGTCTGTGTGGCCTGTGGGGCTGGTCGGAGGGATGAAATATGAGAGGCCAGTGGTTGAAGGAGGAAAA GTGGTTCGCTTCCACACCGGCTGGCGTCCCAGTCGCCCCTTCCCCATGGACATGGCTGGATTTGCTGTGTCCCTCAAACTGGTCCTGGCCAATCCAGAGGCTTGTTTCGATGGAGAGGCACCAATGGGTTTCCTCGAAAGCAGCTTTCTTCAGGGATTGGTTACCATGGATGAGCTGGAGCCCAAAGCGGACAACTGCTCGAAG GTGCTGGTGTGGCACACGCGGACGGAGAAACcgaagatgaagagagaggaggctCTGCAGGCTCAGGGATTGGGTTCAGACCCTGCTGTGGAG TTCTAA